In the Leptotrichia sp. oral taxon 847 genome, one interval contains:
- a CDS encoding tyrosine-type recombinase/integrase has product MPVYYNADKKTWYTTFYAKDYKGINKKYKKTGFKKKKDAQQYEYEFKLKISKSMNMTFNSLYEIYFDDYKKRYKPTTVNTTQTLFSTHILPFLGKMELCKITPFVIREWQNEILEKKNNNKKLSENTKSSLFSALKSLFSWAVKYQGLNENPCKNLGSFGTKKNQNEMNIWSFEEFDIFINKLNEFGKKYFVEMMAFKTLFWTGMRVGELMALTFGDVDLENKMININKTLSKVKGKVYITAPKTLGSKRKILIPEILLNDLKYYFENFDIVSTKRIFEIKTARLRYILTKFTNVLGLKRIRIHDFRHSHASYLLFLKADITAISKRLGHDNLQTTINTYSHLYKDANTQLIDKINNTKIK; this is encoded by the coding sequence CAAAAGATTATAAAGGTATAAACAAAAAATATAAAAAAACTGGATTTAAAAAGAAAAAAGATGCACAGCAATATGAATACGAATTTAAGTTAAAAATTTCAAAGTCAATGAATATGACTTTTAATTCTTTATACGAAATATATTTCGATGACTATAAAAAAAGATATAAGCCAACTACGGTAAATACAACGCAGACTCTTTTTAGTACACATATTTTACCTTTTTTGGGGAAAATGGAGCTTTGCAAAATTACTCCTTTTGTAATTCGGGAATGGCAAAATGAAATACTTGAAAAGAAAAATAACAATAAAAAACTCAGTGAAAATACGAAGTCAAGTTTATTTTCTGCACTAAAAAGTTTATTTAGCTGGGCTGTGAAATATCAGGGATTAAATGAAAATCCATGTAAAAATTTAGGCTCATTTGGAACAAAAAAAAATCAAAATGAAATGAATATTTGGTCATTTGAAGAATTTGATATATTTATAAACAAATTAAACGAATTTGGGAAAAAATATTTTGTAGAAATGATGGCTTTTAAAACATTATTTTGGACCGGAATGAGAGTTGGTGAACTTATGGCTTTAACATTTGGAGATGTAGATCTTGAAAATAAAATGATAAATATCAATAAGACACTTTCAAAAGTTAAAGGAAAAGTTTATATTACTGCTCCAAAAACTTTAGGTTCAAAGAGAAAAATTTTAATTCCGGAAATTTTATTAAATGATTTAAAATACTACTTCGAGAATTTTGATATTGTATCTACAAAACGAATTTTTGAAATAAAAACTGCAAGACTTCGATATATTTTGACAAAGTTTACAAATGTGCTAGGCTTAAAAAGAATAAGGATTCATGACTTTAGACATTCCCACGCTTCATATTTGCTTTTTTTGAAAGCTGACATTACAGCAATAAGCAAGCGATTAGGACATGACAATTTACAGACGACAATAAATACATATTCACATCTGTATAAAGATGCAAATACTCAATTAATTGACAAAATAAATAACACAAAAATAAAATAA